A window of the Mucilaginibacter sp. cycad4 genome harbors these coding sequences:
- a CDS encoding TonB-dependent receptor, translating into MKQFLLALWLSLCLIKSVSAQNVVANGTVHDDQNAPVERATISLQQQGSEKICCNAISDSLGNFQLVVSANATYLLTVTHLGYAPYTLKELNIDPGGRNFKLPAINLKPIAGQLKEVRVLSPPKNYIEHRADRVIINVGALIGNNGTNAIDVLNNVPAVLVTDDGISLRGKEGVVIYIDDKPSYLTGKDLLNYLKNLPSGTLDKIEIMANPPAKYNAEGTAGIINIKTKKGKTKGFNLNLNMGYLQGIYSRNNSGINFNYKVDKFNIFGNIAYSSINNFYDAKRNRQFHYQQGSNGLVMEQFNTETSNTKSYNYQLGFDYDIDHHNSIGAIVYGMISPYIENGLYSTAFKSTNVADSMISTTSLLHYTTRNNTFNLNFRHRFPATAQELNINTDYLHYSTNPLQVINSSTRLPDQTLTGSYILNTFNPFDTKVFGAKVDFDSQLSTHIKISAGLQATYSDRNSTGKYLYTLADKTFPNDSLNGRFGYSENINAAYINFQQTTTLLDLQIGLRYENTYARTNHQDAALATNADVVYNYNNLFPTAYLSYKLDTVAANTLILSLGRRISRPGYSQLNSFVFTFDKYSSNKGNPKLAPAYSNNFDISLNHSNKVTIGFAYSQTHNTIAQYYQLTGYALAFIPVNIDKATAYGLYLNLSLPATPWWNINLYSDINRNHYTGEILDVSYLNNSVTTVTISGNNQFKLKKGWGLEINGSYRNNLTYGQGIYLPMWHLNGSVQKTILKNKGAITLTVRDIFDTRKLRRQIEYQNAYLTSTSNSDNQLIGIAFTYKLNKSALSRPHHSSIGTEADRAGAN; encoded by the coding sequence ATGAAGCAGTTTTTACTGGCTTTATGGCTATCCCTTTGCCTAATTAAAAGCGTTAGCGCCCAAAATGTTGTGGCGAACGGTACTGTTCATGATGATCAAAATGCCCCCGTTGAACGGGCAACAATCAGCTTGCAACAGCAGGGTTCGGAAAAAATATGCTGCAACGCCATCAGCGATAGTTTGGGGAATTTTCAATTAGTTGTAAGCGCCAACGCTACTTATTTACTTACCGTAACCCATTTGGGCTATGCTCCCTATACTTTAAAGGAGTTGAATATCGACCCGGGGGGCAGAAACTTCAAACTGCCCGCCATCAACTTAAAACCTATTGCCGGGCAACTAAAAGAAGTGCGTGTTTTATCGCCACCAAAAAACTATATCGAACACAGGGCAGACAGAGTTATCATAAATGTAGGAGCGCTGATCGGTAATAACGGAACAAATGCTATTGACGTATTAAATAATGTGCCGGCGGTACTTGTAACAGATGATGGCATTAGCCTGCGTGGCAAGGAAGGTGTGGTTATTTACATTGACGATAAACCAAGCTACCTGACCGGCAAAGACCTTTTGAATTATTTAAAAAACCTACCCTCGGGCACGCTTGATAAAATTGAGATCATGGCTAATCCGCCGGCCAAATACAATGCTGAAGGCACGGCAGGTATTATTAATATTAAAACCAAAAAAGGTAAAACCAAGGGGTTTAACCTTAACCTGAATATGGGTTATCTGCAGGGTATTTATTCAAGGAATAATTCGGGCATTAATTTTAATTATAAGGTAGATAAATTTAACATATTCGGGAATATAGCTTACTCATCCATTAATAATTTTTATGATGCGAAACGTAACAGGCAATTTCACTATCAACAGGGTTCCAACGGGTTAGTAATGGAACAATTTAATACTGAAACAAGCAATACCAAAAGTTACAACTATCAGTTGGGGTTTGATTATGATATCGATCATCATAACAGCATAGGCGCTATAGTGTACGGAATGATCAGCCCTTATATTGAAAATGGCCTCTATTCAACAGCATTTAAAAGTACTAATGTGGCAGATTCTATGATCAGCACCACGAGTTTGCTGCATTATACTACCAGGAATAATACCTTCAATTTAAATTTCCGCCACCGTTTCCCGGCCACAGCGCAGGAACTTAACATCAATACCGATTACTTACATTATTCAACCAACCCATTACAAGTTATTAACAGCAGTACCCGATTGCCCGATCAAACCTTAACAGGCAGCTACATCCTCAATACCTTTAATCCGTTTGATACAAAAGTGTTTGGTGCAAAGGTCGATTTCGATAGTCAATTATCCACACATATCAAAATATCGGCAGGGCTGCAAGCTACCTATTCCGACAGGAACAGCACCGGCAAGTATCTGTATACCCTGGCCGATAAAACATTTCCCAACGATTCACTCAATGGCCGCTTCGGTTATAGTGAAAACATAAACGCGGCTTATATCAACTTTCAACAAACTACAACATTACTTGATCTGCAAATCGGGTTACGATATGAAAACACCTACGCCCGAACAAACCACCAGGATGCTGCTTTAGCCACTAACGCCGATGTTGTATATAATTACAATAATTTATTTCCTACAGCTTATCTAAGCTATAAGCTCGATACCGTCGCCGCAAACACGTTGATATTATCACTTGGCCGGCGCATTTCGCGACCTGGTTACAGCCAACTAAACTCATTTGTATTTACATTCGATAAGTATTCATCCAATAAAGGCAACCCAAAACTTGCGCCGGCTTATTCCAATAACTTTGATATCTCTCTTAACCACAGTAATAAAGTAACTATCGGGTTTGCTTATAGCCAAACCCACAATACCATTGCCCAGTATTATCAGCTCACAGGCTATGCACTGGCATTTATCCCTGTAAATATTGACAAAGCTACCGCGTACGGATTATATCTAAACCTGTCATTGCCGGCCACTCCATGGTGGAATATCAATTTGTACAGCGACATTAACCGAAACCACTATACCGGTGAGATTTTGGATGTATCGTATTTAAACAATTCTGTTACGACAGTAACCATCAGCGGCAACAACCAGTTTAAATTAAAAAAAGGCTGGGGCCTGGAGATAAATGGATCTTATCGCAATAACCTTACTTACGGTCAGGGTATATACCTGCCTATGTGGCATTTAAATGGTTCGGTTCAAAAAACTATTTTAAAAAACAAGGGAGCAATCACATTGACCGTACGTGATATATTTGATACCCGCAAGCTAAGGCGGCAGATTGAATATCAAAACGCTTATCTTACATCAACGAGCAATAGTGATAATCAGCTGATAGGCATAGCATTTACCTATAAATTAAACAAATCGGCATTAAGCAGGCCACATCATAGCAGTATCGGAACAGAAGCAGATAGGGCCGGCGCCAACTAA
- a CDS encoding N-acetylmuramoyl-L-alanine amidase, giving the protein MALFLFLSKATACMGIFYCLYYVLLRRLTFFTLNRWYLLSSLLISIVIPAIHFEVHRPLPFHTSLPIETKLPVIVDYNEFDSTTIHAATGHINIQQLILYAYLIICAVLLVKILTGIAVIIYKAMHQGQKNNGFYLITNASKSNSSFFNFIFLKDELITSSEKEQVLAHELQHARLVHSADQLFTELLKAFFWFNPFIYFIAKELQQVHEFEVDRELTSVYRANEYAHLILKLYNAPTSAISNQFSAYRVKKRIQMLFQAHSLAKFKFRYLCTIPVITLLVYQFSIEKSYASTQIDGLFTLVLDPGHGGSQKGVACGQVYEKDITLALARQIKLLAEQRGIHTLLTRDNDRDVEFKDRVSHKGDVFVSLHINAAPAGPMQQNANGIEVKDNPQGQNHGLSARVANQLKNSFRQLSGINTNDSTFAKPGLYVLRKNTTPAVLIEFGYATNPHDLEYILNEQHRYELAQKFVDAIVAYNAAKQN; this is encoded by the coding sequence ATGGCGTTATTCCTATTTTTAAGTAAGGCAACCGCCTGCATGGGTATTTTCTATTGCCTCTATTACGTCCTGCTCAGGCGGTTAACTTTTTTCACCCTAAACAGATGGTACCTGCTATCATCGCTTTTGATAAGCATAGTTATCCCGGCAATACACTTTGAAGTACACCGTCCACTCCCCTTTCATACCTCCTTACCCATCGAAACAAAGCTCCCGGTAATTGTGGATTATAACGAGTTTGACAGTACAACCATACATGCGGCTACCGGGCATATCAACATTCAACAGTTAATACTATACGCCTATCTTATTATCTGCGCTGTTCTGCTCGTCAAAATATTAACCGGCATAGCTGTTATTATTTATAAAGCTATGCATCAGGGACAAAAAAACAATGGCTTTTATCTTATCACAAACGCTTCTAAAAGCAATTCATCATTTTTTAATTTTATCTTTTTAAAAGATGAGCTAATAACCAGTAGTGAGAAGGAACAGGTATTGGCACATGAACTGCAACATGCCCGCCTTGTACATTCAGCCGATCAATTATTTACCGAATTATTAAAGGCGTTTTTCTGGTTTAACCCTTTTATATATTTCATAGCTAAAGAGTTACAGCAGGTACATGAATTTGAGGTAGACAGAGAGCTAACTTCTGTATATCGGGCTAATGAATATGCGCATCTTATACTCAAACTTTATAATGCACCAACATCGGCGATAAGCAATCAATTTAGCGCCTACAGGGTAAAAAAACGCATCCAAATGCTATTTCAGGCACATTCATTGGCAAAGTTTAAATTTAGGTACCTATGCACAATTCCCGTTATCACCCTCCTGGTTTACCAGTTCAGTATTGAGAAATCATATGCCTCAACCCAAATAGATGGTCTGTTTACGCTGGTGCTCGACCCCGGCCATGGCGGCTCGCAAAAAGGAGTTGCTTGTGGCCAGGTTTATGAAAAAGACATTACGCTCGCGTTAGCCCGACAAATCAAATTACTTGCTGAACAACGTGGCATTCACACCCTGCTTACCCGCGATAATGACCGCGATGTGGAGTTTAAAGACAGGGTATCACACAAAGGTGATGTTTTTGTGTCCCTTCATATTAATGCCGCCCCTGCGGGACCAATGCAGCAAAATGCAAACGGTATTGAAGTTAAAGATAATCCGCAGGGCCAAAACCATGGCTTATCGGCGAGGGTTGCAAACCAGCTTAAAAACAGTTTCAGACAGCTTAGCGGCATTAATACAAACGACAGCACTTTTGCCAAACCTGGGCTTTATGTTTTACGGAAAAACACTACGCCTGCAGTTTTAATTGAATTTGGCTATGCTACCAACCCGCATGATCTGGAGTATATACTTAATGAACAGCACCGTTATGAACTGGCACAAAAATTTGTAGATGCCATTGTAGCCTACAACGCCGCAAAACAGAATTAA
- a CDS encoding BlaI/MecI/CopY family transcriptional regulator, whose protein sequence is MEELTKTEERIMQILWDLKSAFVKDIIENLPDDPKPPYNTISSVVRLLETKNYIGHKAYGKTHEYFPLISKAAYRKHSFTKLFTNYFDGSAESLLSFMIKEEKLKEDDIESIREFINKQK, encoded by the coding sequence ATGGAGGAATTGACCAAAACAGAAGAACGTATCATGCAGATTTTGTGGGACCTGAAATCGGCATTTGTTAAAGATATTATTGAAAACCTGCCCGATGATCCCAAACCGCCATACAATACTATATCGTCGGTAGTGAGATTACTGGAAACCAAAAATTATATTGGACATAAGGCTTATGGTAAAACCCATGAATATTTTCCGCTTATCAGTAAAGCTGCCTACCGCAAACATTCTTTCACCAAGCTTTTCACCAATTATTTCGATGGTTCGGCCGAATCATTATTATCATTTATGATAAAGGAAGAAAAGCTTAAAGAAGATGATATAGAAAGTATCAGGGAGTTTATCAATAAACAAAAGTAA
- the mutS gene encoding DNA mismatch repair protein MutS translates to MAKDTTKETPLMQQYNAIKVKYPGALLLFRVGDFYETFGEDAVKAAGILGIVLTRRANGAATHIELAGFPHHSLDTYLPKLVRAGQRVAICDQLEDPKTTKTIVKRGVTELVTPGVATNDNILHQKSNNYLASLHFEKNTIGIALIDISTGEFMTAQGNSDYIDKLLQSFSPSEVIYPKSRTRDFKDTYGDRFYTYALDEWPYSGDYANETLLKHFGVKSLKGFGIDKLNLGIIAAGVAIHYLNETEHRNLGHISAISRIEEDRYLWLDRFSIRNLELVGSANENALTLVDVLDHTCSPMGARLLRRWIVMPLKQIKAINDRLGVVEYLIAKEELREELLQYLRQIGDLERLISKIGLQKANPREVCQLKKALTAIAQIKRIAEGSESMPLRAIGEQLNPCAFICEKIERELNPEPPVMLAKGSVMNEGINEELDRLRKIAFGGKGYLLEIQKREAELTGIPSLKVSFNNVFGYYLEVTHAHRDKVPTEWIRKQTLVNAERYITPELKEYEEQILGAEEKIFALETQLYNDLLYSLAEYIKPIQLNAQLIARLDVLLNFATISIKNYYVKPEINESKVLDIKGGRHPVIEKNLPIGEEYITNSVYLDSETQQIIIITGPNMAGKSALLRQTGLIVLMAQMGCFVPAKAASIGLVDKIFTRVGASDNLSSGESTFMVEMNETASILNNLSDRSLILLDEIGRGTSTYDGISIAWSIAEYLHNHPAARAKTLFATHYHELNELSNSFNRVKNFNVSVKEVGQQIIFLRKLVPGGSEHSFGIHVAKLAGMPSKVLTRANEILKKLENERTGGEHIKESIRKVQKQAVQMQMFSIDDPVLVKIRDTLNNLDVNTLTPVEALMKLDEIQRVVKS, encoded by the coding sequence TTGGCTAAAGATACTACCAAAGAAACCCCCTTAATGCAGCAATATAATGCTATCAAAGTAAAGTACCCTGGTGCTTTACTGCTGTTTAGGGTGGGCGATTTTTATGAAACATTTGGCGAAGACGCCGTTAAGGCTGCCGGTATTTTAGGCATCGTACTTACCCGCCGGGCAAACGGCGCAGCCACCCATATTGAGCTTGCCGGTTTTCCGCACCATTCGCTGGATACTTACCTGCCTAAACTGGTGCGTGCGGGACAGCGTGTGGCCATCTGCGATCAACTGGAAGACCCTAAAACTACCAAAACCATTGTTAAACGCGGTGTAACCGAACTGGTTACTCCCGGTGTGGCCACTAATGATAACATCCTGCATCAAAAGAGCAACAACTACCTTGCTTCGCTGCATTTTGAAAAAAATACGATAGGCATTGCCCTGATCGATATCTCAACCGGCGAGTTCATGACCGCCCAGGGCAACAGCGATTATATTGATAAGTTGCTGCAAAGTTTTTCGCCCAGCGAGGTGATCTATCCTAAAAGCCGTACACGCGATTTTAAAGATACTTATGGCGACCGCTTTTACACCTATGCCCTTGATGAATGGCCTTACAGCGGCGATTACGCCAATGAAACGCTGCTCAAGCATTTCGGTGTTAAATCGCTCAAAGGTTTCGGCATCGATAAACTTAATTTAGGCATAATTGCAGCAGGCGTCGCCATTCATTATCTTAATGAAACAGAACACCGTAACCTGGGGCATATTTCGGCCATCAGCAGGATCGAGGAGGATAGGTACCTTTGGCTCGACAGGTTTAGTATCCGTAACCTGGAGCTGGTTGGCTCGGCTAATGAAAACGCCTTGACTTTGGTTGATGTGCTTGATCATACCTGCTCGCCCATGGGTGCACGTTTGCTGCGCCGCTGGATAGTGATGCCGCTAAAGCAGATCAAAGCCATTAATGACAGGCTCGGCGTGGTTGAATATCTGATAGCCAAGGAGGAGCTGCGCGAAGAATTACTGCAATACCTGCGCCAGATAGGCGATTTGGAAAGGCTGATCTCCAAGATTGGCCTGCAAAAAGCCAACCCGCGCGAGGTTTGCCAATTAAAGAAGGCTTTAACAGCCATAGCACAGATCAAACGCATAGCCGAAGGTTCGGAAAGTATGCCTTTGCGGGCGATAGGCGAACAGCTTAATCCCTGCGCATTTATTTGCGAAAAGATAGAACGCGAATTGAACCCCGAGCCGCCGGTAATGCTGGCAAAAGGCTCAGTAATGAACGAGGGCATTAATGAGGAGCTCGACAGGCTGCGTAAGATTGCCTTCGGCGGTAAAGGTTACCTGCTCGAGATCCAGAAACGTGAGGCCGAATTAACAGGCATCCCCTCACTTAAAGTATCGTTTAATAACGTGTTTGGTTACTACCTGGAGGTTACCCACGCCCACAGGGATAAAGTACCCACCGAATGGATCCGCAAGCAAACGCTGGTAAATGCGGAGCGCTATATTACCCCCGAGCTTAAGGAGTACGAAGAACAGATTTTAGGCGCCGAAGAAAAGATCTTCGCACTTGAAACACAATTATATAATGACCTGCTGTATTCGCTTGCTGAGTATATTAAACCTATCCAGCTTAATGCCCAGCTGATAGCCCGTTTGGATGTGCTGCTCAACTTTGCAACCATCTCCATTAAAAACTACTACGTTAAGCCCGAGATAAACGAAAGCAAGGTGCTTGATATTAAAGGCGGCCGCCACCCGGTTATTGAGAAGAACCTGCCGATAGGCGAGGAGTATATTACCAACAGCGTATATCTTGATTCGGAAACCCAGCAGATCATCATCATTACCGGCCCCAACATGGCGGGCAAGTCGGCTTTGTTAAGACAAACCGGTTTGATAGTACTGATGGCCCAGATGGGCTGCTTTGTGCCGGCTAAAGCCGCATCGATAGGTTTGGTTGATAAGATCTTTACCAGGGTAGGGGCTTCGGATAACCTTTCATCCGGCGAATCGACCTTTATGGTGGAGATGAACGAAACAGCAAGCATTCTCAATAACCTGAGCGACAGAAGCCTCATCCTGCTGGATGAGATCGGCCGGGGTACATCAACCTACGATGGTATTTCCATTGCCTGGTCCATTGCCGAGTACCTGCATAACCACCCTGCTGCAAGGGCTAAAACCCTGTTTGCTACACATTATCATGAGCTTAATGAATTGAGCAACTCATTTAACCGGGTTAAAAACTTTAATGTATCGGTAAAAGAGGTTGGGCAGCAGATTATATTTTTACGTAAGCTGGTGCCGGGGGGCAGCGAACACAGCTTCGGGATCCACGTAGCTAAACTGGCCGGGATGCCCTCAAAAGTGTTGACCCGCGCCAACGAGATCCTAAAGAAACTGGAAAACGAACGTACAGGCGGCGAACATATTAAAGAAAGTATCCGTAAGGTGCAGAAACAAGCTGTACAAATGCAGATGTTTTCGATAGATGACCCTGTACTGGTAAAGATCCGAGACACGCTGAATAACCTTGATGTAAATACGCTTACTCCAGTTGAGGCCCTTATGAAGCTGGATGAGATCCAAAGGGTGGTGAAAAGTTAA
- a CDS encoding C40 family peptidase, translating into MSLYLRRSFYLFIFFLSPFILSSCHSRKAAMRGQPGEVVNPSPDIASKYSEIMGVDRGEIQNGRLYAFIDQWMGTPYRFGGLDKDGIDCSGLAFLLEQQVYGITIPRMTSKQISVIKRKYEDELKEGDLVFFDFDGKQFSHVGVYLQNGYVVHASSRRGVIIVKLRDPSLYKYFSRAGSIENVPTSMN; encoded by the coding sequence ATGAGCCTATATCTGCGCCGTAGTTTTTATTTGTTTATATTTTTCCTTTCCCCTTTCATATTAAGCTCATGTCATTCGCGCAAGGCCGCTATGCGCGGCCAGCCGGGTGAAGTGGTTAACCCTTCGCCTGATATCGCTTCAAAATACTCCGAAATTATGGGGGTAGACAGGGGGGAGATCCAAAACGGCCGTCTTTATGCTTTCATCGATCAATGGATGGGAACGCCCTATAGATTTGGCGGACTTGATAAAGATGGTATTGACTGCTCCGGCCTGGCATTTCTGCTGGAACAGCAGGTTTATGGCATCACCATCCCACGCATGACCAGCAAGCAGATCTCCGTCATCAAACGAAAATATGAGGATGAGCTAAAGGAAGGCGACCTGGTATTTTTCGATTTCGATGGCAAGCAGTTTAGCCATGTTGGGGTTTATCTTCAAAACGGCTATGTAGTACATGCCAGCTCACGCCGTGGGGTTATCATCGTTAAACTGCGTGATCCATCTTTATATAAATACTTTTCGAGAGCCGGCTCTATTGAAAACGTGCCCACCAGCATGAATTAA
- a CDS encoding DUF3857 domain-containing protein gives MKAFLTTLFIFSAITCVKAQVNYDVSLIPKELLPYASSIVRDEEVIVEVKDLDNTLCHVKKAITVFNKNGDDDVEIAIWHDKSRIIKDIKGIIYNQWGKPTGKFSESDFDDDSNHDGFSLFTDLKIKHYQPRVAEYPYTISYEYDIRSKQSLDLDNWYPISSEGIAVEKSSYTLICKPDFKIKYKQTNLPVNVITGTNKQGQQTYSWQISNLKALKYEPYSPVYRAIMPSLKIVPEKFMYRGISGSFTNWKQLGQWQYDKLNASRQQLPPETVAKMKELTASITDPKVKARKIYEYMQGKTHYISIQVGIGGLQPFLASDVDAQNYGDCKALVNYTQALLKAVDIESYYCVVHAGSSKVNLLPDFASLDQGNHVILCLPFKNDTTFVECTSQNIPFGFLGDFTDDRTVLACTPQGGKLMHTPKYTTQANLEQRKATFTLSANGGLSGTMVTNFKGTDYEDRDHVIYESKTEQIKDLKKIYPINNLEIESADLKQFKIEHPYTSETLKIAATDYGSISDGKIVFMANPANRISSPLREVRNRHNDVYINRGYTDEDEITYTLPAGYKVDMRPKKVSIEKSFGKFESSTTVNGDKLIYSRKLQLIDGTYSKDTYQELVDFYQSIADVDNDNITLIKGN, from the coding sequence ATGAAAGCATTTTTAACTACACTGTTTATATTTTCGGCAATAACCTGCGTAAAAGCGCAGGTTAACTATGACGTTTCACTAATTCCCAAAGAATTATTACCCTACGCCAGTTCGATTGTACGCGACGAGGAGGTTATCGTTGAGGTTAAAGATCTTGACAACACCCTTTGCCATGTAAAAAAAGCCATAACTGTTTTTAATAAAAACGGCGACGATGATGTTGAAATAGCAATATGGCATGATAAAAGCCGCATTATCAAGGATATAAAAGGTATAATCTACAACCAGTGGGGCAAGCCTACGGGCAAGTTTTCGGAAAGCGATTTCGATGATGACAGTAATCACGATGGTTTTTCGCTTTTTACCGACCTGAAGATCAAACATTACCAGCCCAGGGTAGCTGAATATCCATACACCATAAGTTATGAATATGATATCCGGTCAAAACAGTCGCTTGATCTTGACAACTGGTACCCTATCAGCTCGGAAGGCATCGCAGTTGAAAAAAGTTCTTATACGCTGATCTGTAAACCCGATTTCAAGATTAAATACAAGCAAACCAACTTGCCTGTTAACGTAATTACCGGCACCAACAAGCAGGGACAGCAAACATATAGCTGGCAGATCAGCAATCTTAAAGCTTTAAAATATGAGCCATATAGCCCCGTTTACAGGGCTATAATGCCAAGCCTCAAAATAGTACCGGAAAAATTCATGTACCGCGGCATCAGCGGCTCCTTTACCAACTGGAAACAGCTTGGCCAGTGGCAATACGATAAGCTTAACGCCAGCCGTCAGCAATTACCGCCGGAAACCGTGGCAAAAATGAAGGAGCTTACAGCATCCATAACTGATCCTAAAGTCAAAGCCCGCAAAATATATGAGTATATGCAGGGCAAAACGCACTATATCAGCATACAGGTAGGAATTGGCGGTTTACAGCCTTTCCTTGCCTCAGATGTCGATGCGCAAAATTATGGGGATTGCAAAGCATTGGTTAATTATACACAGGCCTTATTAAAAGCTGTCGATATTGAATCTTACTATTGCGTTGTGCATGCCGGTAGCTCAAAAGTAAACTTGCTGCCCGATTTTGCAAGCTTAGACCAGGGTAACCATGTTATCCTGTGCCTGCCCTTTAAAAATGATACAACCTTTGTAGAATGTACCAGCCAGAACATACCTTTTGGCTTTTTGGGCGATTTTACCGACGACCGTACGGTTTTGGCCTGTACACCCCAGGGTGGTAAACTGATGCACACGCCCAAATACACAACCCAGGCCAATCTTGAACAACGTAAAGCCACGTTTACATTAAGCGCCAATGGCGGACTTTCAGGTACAATGGTAACCAATTTTAAAGGCACCGATTATGAAGACCGTGACCACGTGATCTACGAGTCGAAAACAGAACAGATCAAAGACCTGAAAAAAATCTATCCCATCAACAACCTCGAAATTGAAAGTGCGGACCTGAAACAATTTAAGATTGAACATCCTTATACCTCCGAAACTTTAAAAATTGCGGCCACAGACTATGGTTCAATATCCGATGGAAAGATAGTTTTCATGGCCAACCCGGCTAATCGGATAAGTTCGCCGCTGCGTGAAGTACGCAATCGACATAATGATGTTTATATTAATCGCGGATATACCGATGAGGATGAAATAACTTATACCTTGCCTGCAGGCTATAAAGTTGACATGCGGCCCAAAAAAGTAAGTATCGAAAAATCTTTTGGAAAATTTGAATCAAGCACAACAGTAAATGGCGATAAGCTGATCTATAGCCGCAAGCTGCAGCTTATTGATGGCACTTACAGCAAGGATACTTACCAGGAATTGGTTGACTTTTATCAGTCAATAGCCGATGTGGATAACGATAACATTACCCTGATTAAAGGTAACTAA